CTAGGTGCAATGACAAATATGTGCTTGAACTTGATTTGGAGCCATTTAATGCAACATTCCCTCGACCAACCCGCTCATCATCAATTGGAAATGGGGTTCAGTTCCTTAACCGTCACTTATCTTCAATTATGTTCCGTAACAAAGAAAGTTTGGAGCCTCTTCTCGATTTCCTTCGTACACATAAACACGATGGACATGTAAGTTTGATTAAGCTATGGGTTTTACTGAATGAGCATTCCACTTTTGTAGTTATCTTTATGATTTTCTGGCCCATTAGTTTATTTTGCTGGGCTTCTCTTCACATACAAATTTAGTGTAAGCTATTTTTCAACGTTAGGTTCCTAGTAAATCCTTGCCTAAATTCATATCTGCAGTAATATGAAAATAAGGTTTTGAAATCCTCACATAGTAGTTCTATAATCTTGTGTAGGCAATGATGCTAAATGATAGGATTCAGAGCATACCCAGACTTCAGTCTGCTTTAGCAAAGGCAGAGGAATATCTTTCTAAGTTACCGGCAACTACACCATATTCTGACTTTGAATTTGAGTAAGCAACCCATCTATTTTCAAATACTTTGATATCCACTGCTTTAGTGGGATGATTTTTTTGCTTTAGATAATACCCTTTAATCTTCTTTACACTAAGTGCAGCTTACAAGGAATGGGATTTGAAAGAGGGTGGGGTGACACAGCACAACGGGTATCAGAGATGGTTCATCTTCTCTTGGAAATTCTTCAGGCTCCTGATCCATCTACTCTGGAAACTTTTCTTGGAAGGATTCCTATGGTGTTCAATGTTGTCATTGTTTCTCCACATGGCTACTTTGGCCAAGCAAATGTTTTGGGTTTGCCTGACACTGGTGGCCAGGTATTGCTTACTTTTCactatttcatgtccatttgttGGTGTTTGATCCTTTCTTCCATTTAGCTGTCTATCTGATAGAATATTAATAGATTTAGTAGTTTacgaattgttttcacttgaAACCATGAAAAAGTTATATCTTTTCTTACTGATGTCAGGTTGTTTATATACTGGATCAAGTACGTGCCCTGGAGAATGAGATGCTTCTTAGAATACAAAACCAAGGACTGGATGTTATTCCAAAAATTCTGATTGTAAGTTTGCTCAACTGAAAGTTCTTGTGATATGAGTTGACATAAGGTGTCAGTTTATATCACTTCTTGTCTGGTTTAAGGTTACCCGACTGATACCTGATGCAAAAGGGACAACATGCAACCAAAGATTGGAAAGAATCAGTGGCACAGAACACACACATATCTTGCGGGTACCTTTCAGAACTGAGAATGGAATTATGCGGAAATGGATTTCAAGGTTTGATGTGTGGCCGTACTTGGAGACCTTCGCAGAGGTAAGGATTACGCAGCCAAAAGCATAGGATTACTTTTTGTGCTCCTGTTTAATcttcctttatttcttttctgcCCTTGGTGCATTGCTTGAATAATCAAACTTTATCGTACAtgcttttgggtttttattacCCTTGTTTGTGGGTTATATTAACATAATTAatcctttttcttgttgtgGCCATGCTTAGGATGCCTCAAATGAAATAGCTGCTGAGTTGCAGGGTGTTCCAGATTTGATCATTGGAAACTACAGTGATGGAAATCTTGTTGCAACTCTGTTATCTAATAAACTTGGAATCTCACAGGTGAACTGTAATTTTTCAATCTATTATTTCAGATACAACATAACTTATCAGTGAAATAACAGGGGAcatatattgattttaatttttcaaaatggaATTCTCCTTGTAGTGCAATATTGCTCATGCATTGGAGAAAACCAAGTACCCAGATTCTGATATATATTGGAAAAAACATGAGGACAAGTACCATTTTTCTAGTCAATTCACTGCTGATCTTATTGCAATGAACAATGCTGATTTCATAATCACCAGCACATACCAAGAGATTGCAGGAAGGTTAGACTTCTTCTCTAGTTTGTTTGGAACATGAATTGAATATCTATTACATTTTCCACAAGAAATAATATCTCAATTTGTTCCACTACCTGCAGTTGCACTTGTAATGTAGTAGTATAATATGTAAGTTATATTTATGATTAGCAAGTTCAAATTCTTGTCTGTAACAACTACGTGGACTTCTACATTTTGCAAAATGTGGTCCTTTATTCTTCTGTCTGGATTCTAGTATGTTTTGCTTATCATTTGAAAGCATAATATTGTTCTTTATCTCAGCAAGAATAATGTTGGACAGTATGAGAGCCACACAGCTTTCACTCTTCCTGGGCTGTATCGAGTTGTTCATGGGATTGATGTTTTTGATCCGAAGTTTAATATCGTCTCCCCAGGAGCAGATATGTGCATATATTTTCCATATTctgaaaaggaaagaagactTACTGCTCTACATGGCTCAATTGAAGAACTCTTATATGGGGCTGAGCAGAATGAGGAGCATATGTGAGTATCTTTAGTGTTTAAGTAGGGGGATAAAGACTATTGTCTTTTAAATGGCACTTGTGATTATGTATGTAGatacacaaacacacacacacatttgTATGTATTTGTGTTACATGACTTCATTTTCCTCAGACCTTGTTTCGATACTTCTTCATGGTGATGCAGTGGAATCTTGAGTGACCGATCAAAGCCTATTGTCTTTTCCATGGCAAGACTTGATAGAGTGAAAAACTTAACTGGCCTTGTTGAGTGTTATGGTAAGAGTACCAAGCTAAGAGAACTGGTAAATCTTGTTGTGGTTGGTGGTTACATAGACGCCAAGAACTCTAGGGATAGAGAAGAAGTCGCAGAGATTGACAAGATGCATGATCTCGTTAGGAAATACAACTTGAGTGGCCAGTTTCGGTGGATTGCAGCCCAAATGAACCGTGCCCGTAATGGTGAGCTATACCGCTACATTGCAGACACAAAAGGTGTCTTTGTGCAGGTATGAGGTGTAGCTATATGATGGTTTGTTGTGTATTAGAATTCCATGTTTTAACCTATCCTCTTATCTGTTGCAGCCTGCTTTTTATGAAGCTTTCGGCCTCACCGTTGTGGAAGCCATGACTTGTGGCCTTCCTACTTTTGCAACATGTCATGGTGGTCCTGCTGAGATAATTGAGCATGGTATCTCTGGGTTCCATATTGATCCCTATCATCAAGATCAAGTGGCTGCACTTCTGATTGACTTCTTTGATCAGTGCCAGAAGCATCCTGGCTACTGGGAAAAGATATCTGAAGCGGGCCTCAAACGAATTTATGAAAGGTTGCATTTCTGGCATGCTTTCAAAAAGACAATCTTTGTCAACCTCATTGTAACTAATTTCAAGCTCAATTCTCTAGGTACACTTGGAAGATATATTCTGAGAGGCTGCTCAATTTAGCTGGGGTTTATGGCTTCTGGAAGCATGTGTCTAAGCTTGAGAGGCGAGAGACAAGGCGATATCTGGATATGTTTTACATTCTCAAGTACCGAAATCTGGTTAGTAATGTTATCCTTCCCAGTATTACTCGTACACAAAATGGCACTTGCATTCCATGGATTTCATATGATGATCCATAAATTCAATTTACATTCTATTAGAGCAGGAAAGCCTTGCTATGACCATCCTTCAACTGTTGATAAAAGTTTGCATGTGCCCTGAGGATAAGTCTAGTTCTCTAAGAGGCATAGGTACCTCACGAATCAAAAAGCTAAAACATGTAAtagttcaattttgttttgcactTGGTTTGTTGGTGATTAAATGATTCTGTTGTTTTCTTGAGGAAAAAGTTTCGTCTATTTGTACAATATTAGCAGAGCAGAAagataattttcttaaagCCAATTTGCTcatctacttttttttctgatttgtGCTGGTCCTTTTACATTCCACTCTTGATTTTAGATAGAGAGAGTTGATTGGAATGATTTGGTAGATCAATATCCTTGAAGGAATTATGTGACCTCTGCCATTTTGATCATCTTTCAGGTGAAGTCGATCCCACTGGCTGTT
The window above is part of the Prunus dulcis chromosome 1, ALMONDv2, whole genome shotgun sequence genome. Proteins encoded here:
- the LOC117616772 gene encoding sucrose synthase 2, yielding MRKSIEDTLAAHRNELVSLLSRYVDRGNGILQPHQMINELENVIAEDEGMQKLKDSPFSIVLQSAQEAIVQTPFVALALRPRPGVWEYVRVNVYELSVDLLSVAEYLRFKEELLDGECNDKYVLELDLEPFNATFPRPTRSSSIGNGVQFLNRHLSSIMFRNKESLEPLLDFLRTHKHDGHAMMLNDRIQSIPRLQSALAKAEEYLSKLPATTPYSDFEFDLQGMGFERGWGDTAQRVSEMVHLLLEILQAPDPSTLETFLGRIPMVFNVVIVSPHGYFGQANVLGLPDTGGQVVYILDQVRALENEMLLRIQNQGLDVIPKILIVTRLIPDAKGTTCNQRLERISGTEHTHILRVPFRTENGIMRKWISRFDVWPYLETFAEDASNEIAAELQGVPDLIIGNYSDGNLVATLLSNKLGISQCNIAHALEKTKYPDSDIYWKKHEDKYHFSSQFTADLIAMNNADFIITSTYQEIAGSKNNVGQYESHTAFTLPGLYRVVHGIDVFDPKFNIVSPGADMCIYFPYSEKERRLTALHGSIEELLYGAEQNEEHIGILSDRSKPIVFSMARLDRVKNLTGLVECYGKSTKLRELVNLVVVGGYIDAKNSRDREEVAEIDKMHDLVRKYNLSGQFRWIAAQMNRARNGELYRYIADTKGVFVQPAFYEAFGLTVVEAMTCGLPTFATCHGGPAEIIEHGISGFHIDPYHQDQVAALLIDFFDQCQKHPGYWEKISEAGLKRIYERYTWKIYSERLLNLAGVYGFWKHVSKLERRETRRYLDMFYILKYRNLVKSIPLAVDEQH